A stretch of DNA from Microlunatus capsulatus:
CCGGCATCCGCGGGTCGAGGGAGGCCATCGGGTCCTGGAAGACGACCTGCAGGTCGCGGCGCATCTGGCGTCGCTCGGCGTTCCCCAGCTGGCCGGTGTCGCGGCCCAGCACCACCACGCGGCCCTCGGTCGGGGCCTTGAGGTTCAGCACCTCCAGCAGGGTCGAGCTCTTGCCGCAGCCGGACTCGCCGACCAGGCCCAGCGTCTCGCCCTCCTTGATCTCGAGGTCGATGCCGTCGACGGCGTGCACGGTGCCGATCCGGCGTCGGTAGATCGCGCCCTTCATCAGCGGGTAGTGCCGCTTCATGCCCTCCAGCTGCAGCACCGTCGAGCGCTCCTCGCGGGGCACCCGCTCCAGCGGCGAGTGCGCCGGCGCGGGGGTCGGGAAGATGTCGTCGTAGCCCAGGTCGCCCGCGGCGACCTTGCCGACGTGGATGCAGGCGGCGACGTGCGACGGGTGCTCGGTGGGCACCAGCGGCGGCTCGGCCTCCAGGCACTCCGGGGTGGAGAGCGGGCAGCGGGGCTCGAAGGGGCACCCCGGCGGCAGGTCCACCACCGACGGCGGGTTCCCCTCCAGGGTGGCGAGCGCCTTCTTCTCGGTCGCGTCCAGCCGGGGCACCGCGCCCAGGAGGCCGATCGTGTAGGGCATCCGCGGGCTGTAGAAGATCTCGTCGACGCTGCCCTGCTCGACGGGCCGGCCGGCGTACATCACCGTCACCTGGTCGGCGATGCCGGCGACCACGCCCAGGTCGTGGGTGATCATGATCATCGCGGCGCCGGTCTCGCGCTGCGCGGTCTTCAGCACCTCGAGCACCTGGGCCTGGATGGTGACGTCGAGGGCGGTCGTCGGCTCGTCGGCGATGATCACGTCCGGGTCGTTGGCGATGGACATCGCGATCATGGCGCGCTGCCGCATGCCGCCGGAGAACTCGTGCGGGAACGAGCGCACCCGCACCTGCGGGTTGGGGATGCCGACGAGGTCGAGCAGCTCGACGGCCCGCTTGGTCGCCGCCGCCCGGGACACGTCGTGGTGGGTCTGGATCGCCTCGACGATCTGGTCGCCGATCGTGTAGACCGGCGTCAGGGCCGAGAGCGGGTCCTGGAAGATCATCGCCAGCGACTCCCCGCGCAGCCGCGACATCTTCTCGTCGCTGCGGCCGAGCAGCTCGTCGCCGTGCAGCTTGACCGAGCCGGTGATCTTGGCGCTGGCCGGGTGCAGGCCCATGATCGCCATCGACGTCACGGACTTGCCGGAGCCGGACTCCCCGACGATGGCCAGGGTCTCCCCGGCCGCGAGGTCGAAGCTGAGCCCGCGGACGGCCTGCACGGGGCCGGCCTCGCTGGGGAAGGTGACGTGCAGGTCCTGCACGCTCAGGACGGTGCCGGACGCCGTCCGGCGGACCTTGCCCGGTCCGGCGGGCGTGGTCGCGGTGGTGCTCATCGGGCGGTTCCTCCGGAGGCCGAGTTGGGGTCGAGGGCGTCGCGCAGTCCGTCGCCCACGGCGTTCACGCACAGGACGACGGCGACGGCGGGGCTGACGAACAGCCAGGGGAAGCTGTTGACCTGCCGCGCGCCCTCGCCGAGCAGGGTGCCCAGCGAGGTGTCGGGCGGCTGCACCCCGAAGCCGAAGAAGGACAGCCCGGTCTCGGCGAGGATGGCCGCGCTGACGTTCAGGGTGGCGTCGATGATCAGCAGCGAGGAGATGTTCGGCAGCACGTGCCGGACGATCGTCTTGGGGGCCGAGAGGCCCATGAAGCGCGCGGCCTGGACGTACTCGCGCTCCTTGATCGACATGCTGAGGCTGCGCACCACGCGGGAGGCGAGCATCCAGCCGAAGGCGGCCAGCAGGACGACCAGCAGCAGCCAGGAGTTGGGGCCCTTCGGGCCGCTGGTGGTGAGCACGGCGATCAGCAGGAACGACGGGACCACGAGCAGCAGGTCGACGACCCAGAGGGCGATCCGCTCGAACCAGCCGCCGAAGTAGGCGGCGAACGAGCCGACGATCGCGGCGATGCCGGTGGACAGGATGGCCACCAGGAAACCGATCAGCAGCGACTTGCGCAGCCCGCGCAGGGTGAGCGCCAGCATGTCCCGGCCGCTCTGCGTGCTGCCCAGCGGGTGCCGGTCGCTCGGCGGCTTGAGGTAGGCCTGCCGGTCGACCTCGTCGTAGGCCCAGTTCGAGAGGTAGGGCCCGACCAGGGCGAGCACGACGAAGACCACCAGGAGCGCCAGCCCCACGACGGCGGACTTGTTGCGGAGGAACCGGCGCAGGATCAGCCGGCTGCGGGAGAGCCGCTTGCCGGTGTCCACCGGCTCGACCGGCCCGTCGCCCAGCGGCTGCTCGTCGGCGACCTCGAGGAGGTTCTGACCCATGGGGATCTCCTAGCTCAGCCGCACGCGCGGGTCGAGGATGGCCACGGCGATGTCGGACAGGACGGCGCCGACCAGCACGCACGCCCCGCTGAACGCGACCACGGCCACCGTGCCGTTGACGTCCTGGCCGGTGATGGTGGAGACGCCGTACTCGCCCATCCCGTGGAAGGAGAACATGATCTCCATGAAGGTGGCGCCGGTGAACAGCGTCGCGATGCTGAAGGCGAAGTAGGTGCCCGTCGGGATCAGCGACGTGCGCAGCGCGTGCTTCATCACCGCGCGCGAGCGGCGCAGGCCCTTCGCCCGGGCCGTCCGGACGAAGTCCGAGCCGAGGGCGTCGAGCATGAGGTTGCGCTGGATGCGGCTGAAGAAGGCGGCGTTGATGAGCGTCAGGGCGATCGTGGGCAGCACCAGGTGCTGGGCCCGGTCGACGAAGGCGGCCCCGAAGTAGTCGCCGCGGTCACCGGTCTCGCCGACGAACTCGAAGAGCCGCAGCCCGGTGCCGTTGTTGACCTTGGTGGCCAGCACCTGCAGGGCGCTGGCGATGACGAAGGACGGCACCGAGAGGATGAACAGCGAGCCCAGCGTCGAGAAGCGGTCCGACGGCTTGTACTGCCGGGTGGCGGTCCAGGCGCCGAGCAGCACCCCGACGAGGGTGCCGAGCAGGGAGCCCAGCGTGATCAGCCGGATGCTCACCCAGATCCGCCGGCCGACCTCGTCGACGACCTCGCCGCCCTTGGGCGCCTCGCCCCAGTCCCAGTGCAGGACGACGCCCTTCAGCCACACCCAGTACCGCTCGAGCAGCGGCACCTGGTCGCTGAGGTTGCGGAGCCGGAGGTTGCTCTCGATCGCGACGGGGTCCAGCGGCGGGTTGACGAGCTCGTAGAGCCGTCGGGGCTGGAGCTGGCTGGCCGCCAGCAGGTAGCTGAGGCTCACCGCGATGAAGAGCAGGACGACGTAGTTCAGGAGTCGTCGCGCGACGTACGCACCCAAGAGGTAACTGCCTCTCTCACCTTGTTCGGGGAGCGGCGTTCCCCCCGGTCGTTCTCGTGACTCTAGCCGCGAACTGTTGCGACGACGTCACGCCCGGCCTGCGCGCGACGCGGAGAGAACATAGCCGAGCGAAGCAGGAGCGTGCTCAGATCCAGCTGCGGAACCACATCCGGGACAGCCAGGCGGGGTAGGGCAGCAGCGTGTCGGTGAGGATCGGGTAGAGGTAGGCGAAGTTCGCCGCGACCAGGGCGACGAAGGCGCCGACGACGATCGCGCCCACCATCCGCCGGTCGCCGGCGTCCCGCGGGCCGAGGACCCGGCCCAGGCACAGGGCGACCGCCATCACCGAGAAGGGGATGATCGCGATCGCGTAGAAGTAGAACAGCGGACGCGTGTCGTGGCTGAACCACGGCAGCCAGGCGGCGAGGACGCCGACGACGGGGATGCCGAAGCGCCAGTCGCGACCGCCGACCCACAGCAGCACCGCGGCGCCGAGGGCGAAGACCGCCGCCCACCACAGCACCGGCGTCCCCATCCCGCTGATCACCCGGATGCAGTTGTCGGGGCCGAGGCAGCCGTCGGTGCCCGGCGTGATGCCGTTGACGGCGTCGATCCCGATCGGGCGGGCGACCACCAGCCAGCCGGCCGGGTCGGCGCGGTAGGCGTGGGTGGCGGAGTTGATGAAGCTGCCGGTGTGGAAGGCGTAGATGTCGCGCTGGTACTGCAGCAGCGAGGCCAGGCCGTCGCCGAGCAGCCGCGTCGAGAGCGCGTCGG
This window harbors:
- a CDS encoding ABC transporter permease; translated protein: MGAYVARRLLNYVVLLFIAVSLSYLLAASQLQPRRLYELVNPPLDPVAIESNLRLRNLSDQVPLLERYWVWLKGVVLHWDWGEAPKGGEVVDEVGRRIWVSIRLITLGSLLGTLVGVLLGAWTATRQYKPSDRFSTLGSLFILSVPSFVIASALQVLATKVNNGTGLRLFEFVGETGDRGDYFGAAFVDRAQHLVLPTIALTLINAAFFSRIQRNLMLDALGSDFVRTARAKGLRRSRAVMKHALRTSLIPTGTYFAFSIATLFTGATFMEIMFSFHGMGEYGVSTITGQDVNGTVAVVAFSGACVLVGAVLSDIAVAILDPRVRLS
- a CDS encoding ABC transporter permease, with product MGQNLLEVADEQPLGDGPVEPVDTGKRLSRSRLILRRFLRNKSAVVGLALLVVFVVLALVGPYLSNWAYDEVDRQAYLKPPSDRHPLGSTQSGRDMLALTLRGLRKSLLIGFLVAILSTGIAAIVGSFAAYFGGWFERIALWVVDLLLVVPSFLLIAVLTTSGPKGPNSWLLLVVLLAAFGWMLASRVVRSLSMSIKEREYVQAARFMGLSAPKTIVRHVLPNISSLLIIDATLNVSAAILAETGLSFFGFGVQPPDTSLGTLLGEGARQVNSFPWLFVSPAVAVVLCVNAVGDGLRDALDPNSASGGTAR
- a CDS encoding dipeptide ABC transporter ATP-binding protein — translated: MSTTATTPAGPGKVRRTASGTVLSVQDLHVTFPSEAGPVQAVRGLSFDLAAGETLAIVGESGSGKSVTSMAIMGLHPASAKITGSVKLHGDELLGRSDEKMSRLRGESLAMIFQDPLSALTPVYTIGDQIVEAIQTHHDVSRAAATKRAVELLDLVGIPNPQVRVRSFPHEFSGGMRQRAMIAMSIANDPDVIIADEPTTALDVTIQAQVLEVLKTAQRETGAAMIMITHDLGVVAGIADQVTVMYAGRPVEQGSVDEIFYSPRMPYTIGLLGAVPRLDATEKKALATLEGNPPSVVDLPPGCPFEPRCPLSTPECLEAEPPLVPTEHPSHVAACIHVGKVAAGDLGYDDIFPTPAPAHSPLERVPREERSTVLQLEGMKRHYPLMKGAIYRRRIGTVHAVDGIDLEIKEGETLGLVGESGCGKSSTLLEVLNLKAPTEGRVVVLGRDTGQLGNAERRQMRRDLQVVFQDPMASLDPRMPVFDLIAEPMGVFKVPPAEIERRVAELLRLVGLEPSHASRYPGQFSGGQRQRIGIARALALEPKLIVLDEPVSALDVSIQAGVINLLDELKAKLSLSYLFVAHDLAVIRHIADRVAVMYLGKIVEIGEVDDVYDHPTHPYTQALLSAIPIPDPKAERSRRRIILTGDLPSPANPPSGCRFRTRCQRFATLGEAERSRCTDVVPDLYEIGRPDHTSACHYNEEVRVVQPVTAPVPPEGDDR